Proteins from a single region of Chlorocebus sabaeus isolate Y175 chromosome 7, mChlSab1.0.hap1, whole genome shotgun sequence:
- the SLC25A4 gene encoding ADP/ATP translocase 1 isoform X2, giving the protein MGDHAWSFLKDFLAGGVAAAVSKTAVAPIERVKLLLQVQHASKQISAEKQYKGIIDCVVRIPKEQGFLSFWRGNLANVIRYFPTQALNFAFKDKYKQLFLGGVDRHKQFWRYFAGNLASGGAAGATSLCFVYPLDFARTRLAADVGKGAAQREFHGLGDCIIKIFKSDGLRGLYQGFNVSVQGIIIYRAAYFGVYDTAKGMLPDPKNVHIFVSWMIAQSVTAVAGLVSYPFDTVRRRMMMQSGRKGADIMYTGTVDCWRKIAKDEGAKAFFKGGIY; this is encoded by the exons ATGGGTGATCACGCTTGGAGCTTCCTAAAGGACTTCCTGGCCGGTGGCGTCGCCGCTGCCGTCTCCAAGACCGCGGTCGCCCCCATCGAGAGGGTCAAACTGCTGCTGCAG GTCCAGCATGCCAGCAAACAGATCAGTGCTGAGAAGCAGTACAAAGGGATCATTGATTGTGTGGTGAGAATCCCCAAGGAGCAGGGCTTTCTCTCCTTCTGGAGGGGTAACCTGGCCAACGTGATCCGTTACTTCCCCACCCAAGCTCTCAACTTCGCCTTCAAGGACAAGTACAAGCAGCTCTTCTTAGGGGGTGTGGATCGGCATAAGCAGTTCTGGCGCTACTTTGCTGGTAACCTGGCATCTGGTGGGGCCGCTGGGGCCACCTCCCTTTGCTTTGTCTACCCGCTGGACTTTGCTAGGACCAGGTTGGCTGCCGACGTGGGCAAGGGTGCTGCCCAGCGTGAGTTCCATGGTCTGGGCGACTGTATCATCAAGATCTTCAAGTCTGATGGCCTGAGGGGTCTCTACCAAGGTTTCAACGTCTCTGTCCAAGGCATCATTATCTACAGAGCTGCCTACTTCGGAGTCTATGATACTGCCAAGG GGATGCTGCCTGACCCCAAGAACGTGCACATTTTTGTGAGCTGGATGATTGCCCAGAGTGTGACGGCAGTCGCAGGGCTGGTGTCCTACCCCTTCGACACTGTTCGTCGTAGGATGATGATGCAGTCCGGCCGGAAAGGGG CTGATATTATGTACACGGGGACAGTTGACTGCTGGAGGAAGATTGCAAAAGATGAAGGAGCCAAGGCCTTCTTCAAAG GTGGCATTTACTAA
- the SLC25A4 gene encoding ADP/ATP translocase 1 isoform X1, which translates to MGDHAWSFLKDFLAGGVAAAVSKTAVAPIERVKLLLQVQHASKQISAEKQYKGIIDCVVRIPKEQGFLSFWRGNLANVIRYFPTQALNFAFKDKYKQLFLGGVDRHKQFWRYFAGNLASGGAAGATSLCFVYPLDFARTRLAADVGKGAAQREFHGLGDCIIKIFKSDGLRGLYQGFNVSVQGIIIYRAAYFGVYDTAKGMLPDPKNVHIFVSWMIAQSVTAVAGLVSYPFDTVRRRMMMQSGRKGADIMYTGTVDCWRKIAKDEGAKAFFKGAWSNVLRGMGGAFVLVLYDEIKKYV; encoded by the exons ATGGGTGATCACGCTTGGAGCTTCCTAAAGGACTTCCTGGCCGGTGGCGTCGCCGCTGCCGTCTCCAAGACCGCGGTCGCCCCCATCGAGAGGGTCAAACTGCTGCTGCAG GTCCAGCATGCCAGCAAACAGATCAGTGCTGAGAAGCAGTACAAAGGGATCATTGATTGTGTGGTGAGAATCCCCAAGGAGCAGGGCTTTCTCTCCTTCTGGAGGGGTAACCTGGCCAACGTGATCCGTTACTTCCCCACCCAAGCTCTCAACTTCGCCTTCAAGGACAAGTACAAGCAGCTCTTCTTAGGGGGTGTGGATCGGCATAAGCAGTTCTGGCGCTACTTTGCTGGTAACCTGGCATCTGGTGGGGCCGCTGGGGCCACCTCCCTTTGCTTTGTCTACCCGCTGGACTTTGCTAGGACCAGGTTGGCTGCCGACGTGGGCAAGGGTGCTGCCCAGCGTGAGTTCCATGGTCTGGGCGACTGTATCATCAAGATCTTCAAGTCTGATGGCCTGAGGGGTCTCTACCAAGGTTTCAACGTCTCTGTCCAAGGCATCATTATCTACAGAGCTGCCTACTTCGGAGTCTATGATACTGCCAAGG GGATGCTGCCTGACCCCAAGAACGTGCACATTTTTGTGAGCTGGATGATTGCCCAGAGTGTGACGGCAGTCGCAGGGCTGGTGTCCTACCCCTTCGACACTGTTCGTCGTAGGATGATGATGCAGTCCGGCCGGAAAGGGG CTGATATTATGTACACGGGGACAGTTGACTGCTGGAGGAAGATTGCAAAAGATGAAGGAGCCAAGGCCTTCTTCAAAGGTGCCTGGTCCAATGTGTTGAGAGGCATGGGCGGCGCTTTTGTATTGGTGTTGTATGATGAGATCAAAAAGTATGTCTAA